The Halarsenatibacter silvermanii sequence CCCGGGAGTTTTTTTCTATTTCTGAGGAAGAAGGTTTTGTGATCGATAGATCTGGAGCTGAAGATAAAGAGATTCGTTCTTTTGTGCTCACGGGTGAAACTATTTATCTGTCGATGATATCCTCTAAAACTCTCGCCCGAAGAATGAGAAATTTGGTTACTGAAACTGGAGGAGATTGATGTCTATGGAGAATCTTAGAGGCAGCACCGATTATGAAGCTGAAAATATTCAAATTCTTGAAGGTATGGAAGCGGTCAGAAAGAGGCCGGGAATGTATGTGGGTTCAACCGCCTCCGAAGGCCTTCATCATCTGGTTTTTGAAGTTGTCGATAACAGCATAGATGAAGCTATGAGCGGTTACTGTGATCTTATTGAAGTGGAGCTGGATGATGATAGTGTGGTAACCGTAAGGGATAATGGTCGTGGAATTCCTATAGATAGTCATCCTCAGGTAAACAGGCCGGCTGTTGAAGTTGTTATGACCACCCTTCATGCCGGCGGTAAATTTGGCGGCAAGGGCTATAAAGTTTCCGGAGGGCTCCACGGAGTTGGAGTTTCTGTTGTCAATGCTCTGGCTGAATGGCTGGAGGTGGAGATATCCTGGAAGGATGGGAAAGTTTATTATCAGCGTTTTGAGCGGGGCAAGCCGGTATCGGACCTCAAACCGATAGGAGAATGTGAAAAGGATTGTACCGGCACCGAGATAAGATTTAGACCCGATCCTGAAATATTCGATGAATTAAACTTCAAATACAAAACACTTTCCCAGCGCTTTAAAGAACTGGCCTATTTAAACAGCGGTCTTGAAATCAAATTTAGCGATTATCGTCAGGAGGAAGAGAAAACAGAGAATTATTGTTTTGAGGGTGGTATAATTTCCTTTGTGGAAAATATCAACCACAACAAAAAACCATTATTTCCCGAACCCATATATATTAATTCGGAAAAAGAGAATCAAGAAGCTGAGATAGCCATACAGTACAATCAGGGTTATAATGAAACTATCTTCAGCTTTGCCAATAATATAAATACCCGTGAGGGAGGTACTCATCTCAGCGGTTTTAAACGTGCTTTGACTAGAACCATCAATGATTATGCCCGCAGTCAGAATATGCTCAAGGATGACGATGATAATTTTAAGGGCGAGGATATCAGAGAAGGACTGACCGCTGTGATCAGCGTCAAGCTCACTGACCCCCAGTTTGAAGGACAGACAAAAACCAAACTGGGCAACAGCGAGATGCGAGGTTATGTGGATTCTCTTCTGAGCCAGGAACTGCGCAAATTTTTAGAGGAGAACCCCTCAATAGGCAAAAAAATAGTCTCCAAAGCTGAAAAAGCTGCCGAGGCAAGACGGGCTGCTAAAAAAGCACGCAGCCTTACCAGGCGCAAGGATGCTCTTACATCTACAGCTCTGCCCGGCAAGCTGGCTGACTGTTCGACCCGCGATATGGAAGAATCTGAACTCTATATTGTTGAGGGCGATTCGGCCGGAGGCTCGGCAAAACAGGGGAGAGATAGGCATTTTCAGGCCATACTGCCGCTCAAAGGTAAAATACTCAATGTGGAAAAAGCTCGTCTGAATAAAATTTTAAATAACAAGGAGATACGATCGCTTATCACCGCCATAGGTACAGGTGTAGGGGATGAATTCGATCTTTCCAACCTTCGATACGGTAGGATAATAATTATGACAGATGCCGACGTTGACGGTGCTCATATACGCACACTACTGCTGACATTTTTCTATAGATACATGAAGCCTCTACTCGATGAAGGCAGAATCTTTATTGCTCAGCCTCCACTTTACAAATTAAAAGCAGGCAGAAGAGAAGAATATGCTTACAATGAAAAAGCTCTTGAGGAGTTGCTCGATGATATCGGCGATAGCAATTTCTCGCTGCAAAGATACAAGGGTTTGGGAGAGATGAATCCTGAACAACTCTGGAATACGACCATGAATCCAGAAAACAGGTTGCTGCTGGAGGTTGAAGTCGAGGATGCTATTTTGGCCGATGAAACATTCACCACTCTTATGGGGGAAAGTGTCTCTCCCCGCCGTCAATTCATTCAGGAAAATGCCAGTGAAGTTGAGAATCTTGATGTTTAAGGAAGGGATAAATAATGGTGGAAGCTGATAAAGTAAAAAAAGTGCCTATAGATGAGGAAATGAAGGGAGCCTATCTGGATTATGCTATGAGTGTCATAGTAGGTCGGGCTCTTCCCAGGGTCGAAGATGGTTTAAAACCCGTTCACCGGCGTATACTTTATGCTTTAAAAGACCTTGGCATAACATCTAATGGCGCTCATAAAAAATCAGCGCGAATAGTTGGAGAAGTTCTGGGTAAATATCATCCTCATGGAGAATCCTCCGTATATGATTCCATGGTCAGAATGGCCCAGGAATTTTCCTATCGTTATCCGCTGGTTGATGGTCACGGTAATTTTGGGTCAGTCGATGGCGATTCCGCTGCTGCCATGCGATATACCGAATCAAAAATGTCTCCTATCAGTGAAGAGATGCTGAGAGATATTAACAAGGACACAGTCGATTTTACTTCCAATTTTGACGATACTCTGGAAGAACCGGAGGTGCTGCCGGCCAGAATTCCTAACCTGCTGGTTAATGGCAGCGCCGGCATAGCTGTAGGTATGTCAACCAGCATACCTCCGCATAATCTTGGTGATGTTATAGATGGTATAATCAGGTTGATCGATAATCCCAATCTGACCATCGAGGAATTGATGGAATCAATACCCGGTCCTGATTTTCCCACCGGCGGTTCTATCATGAATCAAAACGAAATATTGAAGGCCTATCGGTCGGGAAGAGGTAGATTGAGAGTAAGAGCTAAAACCAGGATTGAAAAAAGTGATGATTCACCTCCCCGGATAATTGTAGAAGAACTGCCCTATCAGGTGAATAAAGCCCGATTGATAGAAAAAATTGCCCAGCAGGTCAGAGATGAAGAAATTACCCAGATTAAAGATTTGAGAGATGAGTCCGATCGCCGCGGACTCCGAATAGTCATCGAACTCAAAAAAGGAACGAATCCCGATGTTCTTCTCAATTTGCTCTATAAAAATTCAAGGCTGCAGACAACCTTTAGCGTTATTATGCTGGCTCTGGTGGAAGGAGAGCCGGAACTTCTGTCTTTAAAGGAGATGCTCTATCATTATCTCGAGCATCAAAAGGAGGTTGTACGCCGGCGCACCGAGTATGATTTGGAAAAGGCTGAAAAAAGAGCTCATATAGTTGAGGGTTATCTTCGTGCTCTTGACGCCATAGATGAAATAGTTGAGCTTATCAAACAGGCTCCTGACAGCGATACAGCTTCTGATAAGCTTCAGAGAGAATATGATTTTAGCGAAAAACAGGCCGATGCCATTCTCTCCATGCGGCTAAAAAGATTGACTGCTCTTGAAAGAGAGAAGCTGGAAAATGAGTTTGAAAAACTGCAGGTTGAAATTAGTGAACTTCGCGGTATACTCGAGAGCGAAGAAAAGCTGATGAACACCATCAAAGAGGAAATGCTGGAAATCAAAGAAAAATATGATGATGAAAGACGAACTGAAATACTGAATCAGGATACAGACCTTGATATGGAGGATTTGATAGCTGAAAAAGAGATGGTCATTTCCCTGACTGAAAGGGATTATATCAAAAGAACTCCAGTGGAGACCTATCGTCCTCAGCACCGGGCCGGAAAAGGCATAATAGGAATGGATATAAGAGAGGATGATGAGATCAAAGAAATGATCACAGCCACCACTCATGATACTTTTTTATTCTTCACAGATAAGGGAAGTATGTACAGGCTGAAGGGTTATCAAATTCCGAAAGCCGGCCGCACAGCCCGGGGCAATGCAATCATAAATCTCCTCTCCCTTGACAGGGATGAAAGTATAGATGCGGTTATAACGATGGATGAATATGAAGAAGGTTATTTAGTAATGGCCACCAGAAATGGTCAGATAAAACGTTCAAAACTGGAAAATTATAATTCCAATTACTCCGGCCTTAAGGCTATCAGGCTGGCCGAAGATGATCGGCTGGTAGATGTTTTAAAAACAAAAGGGAACGAGGATATCTTACTTATCACTTCTGAGGGAAACTGTATTAAGTTTTCAGAAGAGGATCTGCGCCCTATAGGCCGCAATACCTTTGGAGTAAAAGGAATAGAGCTGGAGGGAGATGATCATGTAGCTGCCATGGCCAGAAGTGGACGCGGCGATCATCTAATGGTATTATCTGATCGCGGATATGGCAAAAAAACTTCTTTGAAAGATTATCGACTGCAGCAGCGAGGTGGTAAAGGAGTAATAACTGCCAGACTCAGCAATATTGAGGAGAAAATTGCCGGAGCTGAAGTGGTCGATCAAAATCTTGATCAGGATTTATTCATTATGACCCGGGCCGGCAAGATAATAAGAGTTAAAATTGAAGAGATATCTGAGTTTGGACGCAATACCCAGGGAGTAAAAATAATTACCCCAGAAGAAAGCGACATAGTTGCTGCTCTTTCTGTATTTGATCCCGAAACTGACTGAAAAAATGAATTTTACAAGTTAAAAAATTACAGCCTTTTGCGGGCCCAAAAATTTTCTTCCGGGCCTTTTATTATTTTAAAGAATCAGGGAGGTATCTGCTTTGTCTATCTATATCATTCGCAGGTTGCTTTTATTGATTCCAGTATTGCTGGGTGTTGCTATTATAGTTTTTGGCATGGTGAGGATGCTGCCGGGAGATCCGGCCGTAGCTCTGGCTGGAGTTCATGCTACGCCGGAGTATGTCGAGCACGTTAGAAATGAGATGGGTCTGGATCAGCCGCTTACGGTCCAATTTGGTTATTTTATGCGTGACGTGATGCGGGGAGATTTGGGGCGATCTACCCGGACCAGACAGCCGGTGATGGTTGAGATTTTACCCAGATTTATCAATACCCTTCAGCTTACCGCTGTGGCTTTATTTATAGCCACCATAGGGGGAATTACCGCGGGGGTGATATCGGCCACCAAACCCTACTCGATATATGATCAGGTAAGTATGTTTCTTTCACTTTTCGGAGTATCCGCGCCTGTATTCTGGCTGGGCTTAATTTTGATGCTAATATTTTCGGTGCAGCTGGGGTGGCTGCCTTCTTCTGGAACCGGAACTCCCTGGCATTTTGTGCTGCCAGGTGTAACTCTGGCCGCCCAATCCACCGCGCTGGTCGCCCGCATGACGAGATCGAGTATGCTGGAAGTTCTGGGAAAGGACTATATCGTAACAGCTCGTTCTAAAGGGTTGAAAGAAAGAGCGATCAATATAAAACATGCTCTTCGCAATGCCCTTATTCCCATCGTCACCATTCTCGGATTGAGGTTCGGTATTCTTCTGGGGGGAGCTGTGCTGACCGAGACAGTTTTTTCCTGGCCGGGAGTGGGCAGATTAATGGTGGATTCGATACTGGCCAGAGATTATCCCGTGGTTCAAGGATCAGTTCTGCTGCTGGCGCTGTTATTCGTGCTTATTAATCTTTTTGTGGATATCCTGTATGCGTTTTTAGATCCACAGATTCAATACGAGTGAGGTAAGTAATTATGGATATAATAAGAGGTTTTATAAGAAGCGATGCTTTTAAAAGGCTTTTGCGCAATAGATTGGCTGCATTCGGATTAGTTATGATCATTTTGTTCTTTACAGTTTCGATTTTTGCTCCCTATATCGCCCCCAATAATCCTTACGAACAGGACTTTTTTCAAACGCTGGAAGGTCCTTCCTGGGAGTATCCCCTGGGCACGGATGATCTGGGACGATGCATATTCAGCCGCATAATATATGGAACTCGCATATCGATTTCTATAGGTTTTATTTCGGTGGCTATTGGACTGGCTGTTGGTGTACCTGTAGGGGCTGTTTCCGGTTATTTTGGCGGCAAACTGGATTTGATAATACAGAGATTTGTCGATATCATGATGGCCTTTCCCGGGATGCTGCTGGCTATAGTTATTGTGGCTGTCATGGGGGTAGGGTTGGTCAATGCCATGATAGCAGTGGGTATTGTTTCGATACCGACCTATATCAGACTTGTCCGCGGCTCAGTATTATCCATAAAAAATTCTGAACATGTCGAGTCAGCCCGGGCTATAGGTCGAGGAGATGCTATGATAATTTTTAAACATATTATCCCCCACTGTCTGGCTCCCATAATTGTTCAATCTTCGCTGCTGGTGGCTACCGCTATCCTCTGGGCTGCCGGTCTGGGCTTTTTGGGACTGGGAGCACAGGCTCCTACCCCGGAATGGGGCGCAATGCTCAGTCAGGGCAGGAGTTATATAAGGACCGCTCATCATGCCACCACATTCCCCGGTTTGGCCATAATGATAGCGGTCCTGGGTTTTAATCTGGTGGGAGATGGCCTGCGCGATGCTCTCGATCCGAAAATGAGGCATGATGATGTATAAAAAATTTTAGGTTCTTCTCCGAAATAGTTGGTTATATTGCCGTATATACAGTATACTCAGAGCAAATTATAACTTTAATTGCCGGGGCTTATAAAGTATCGGAAGCTATAAAACGAAGTGATACTGGAAATTTTTCAAAGTTCGGGTCAGTTTCCAGGCCGAAAACTAAACATAGACACAGGAATAATTTCATTGTGAACAGGGTTTTATAGCTTCCGATAATAAGCAGCCTGAATATGTCTAAAACTTTATTCACTTTACATGAAAAAGATCGTATGGAAAGCAGGAGATCCTCATTTGATAAAGAATTATAAAAATGGCAGTGTGAAATATATATTTTGTTATGCAGCCAGCATTATTTTTTACGCAAAACTAAATTTAAGCAGAGGGAAAATTCTTTGTGTTTTTATTGTGAACGTTGTGAACGAAACTTTATATCTTACTTCATAACCAAATAAGCTTTATTACACACCTATTTACCAACTGAAGACCAGAAGCTTCTTTTTTGCTTATAGGAGAGAATTTTTGCAAGAATCAGACATTTTTATATTTGTGATTAATTAAATCTCAGGGGGGATTTTATGCAGTTTTCTGATCTTACCATAGGAGTTCCCAAAGAGATTCTAAAGGGAGAAAAAAGAGTTGCTGTTACTCCCGAGACTGCTGAAAAGTTGATCGAGGCCGGAGCAGAAGTTCTGGTAGAGACCGGTGCTGGTGAGAAGGCTTTCTTTTCCGATGATGATTATGAAAAAGCAGGTGTTGAAATAGTTGGGGGGCCAGAAAAAGTTTATCCGAAAGCGGATGTTATCCTCAAAGTAAAAGAACCTCAGTTCAATGAAGATCTTGATGAACATGAGGCGGATATGTTAGCCCAGAACTCCACTTTAATTTCATTTTTGCATCCCGCTAATTCCAGCAATCACGGAATGGTCAGAAAGCTGGCTGAAAATGGGGTTACCAGCTATACTCTGGATGGCATACCGCGAATTTCTCGAGCTCAATCGATGGATGCCCTGACTTCGATGAGTACTGTGGCCGGTTATCGCTCTGTCATTACCGGCGCAGATCATCTGCAAAAATTTGTTCCTATGATTCCTACTGCTATAGGAACTATGGGGCCAGCAAATGTGCTCGTGATAGGGTCAGGGGTAGCAGGTCTTCAGGCTATCGGAACCGCCAACCGTCTGGGAGCCAGGGTTAAAGCTCTTGATATCAGACCGGAAGCAAATGAACAGGCCCAGAGTCTGGGCGCTGAAGTGATAGATTTTGATCTTCCTGAAGATCTGGCCACCACAGATGAAGGTTACGCCCGGCGTCTACCGGATGAATGGTACGAAAAAGAACGTGAAACTATAAAAGAACATGTCGTGGAGAGCGATTTAGTGGTTCTGGCTGCGCTTATCATGGGGGAAGAAGCCCCGGTGCTGGTGACCGAGGATATGGTTGAGGATATGGATGATGGATCTGTGATTGTAGATATAGCTATTGATCAGGGAGGTAACTGTGAACTCAGCAAACCCGGCGAGGAAATTTATCATGATAATGTCATGATAAGCGCAATTCTCAATATGCCGGCCAGCCTGCCTCTGGATTCCACCAATATGCTGGCCAAAAATATCCACAGGTTTTTCAGTTATCTCGTCGAAGAAGGAGAGCTGGCAGCCGATAGCGAGGATGAAATTATAGAAAGCACGCTGGTTACTGAAGAAGGCGAAATAGTTCACAGAGGGACATTAAAGGCGATGGGCCGACTGTAAATCTGAACGTAACAGTTTTTCATATTTTGATCTGGTCTGGGATTTGATCTTGATAATATCAGATGATCCAAAATATTACTGATGTAAAGCTCCTGGCTTAAATCCAGGAGCTTTCTGTCGGTTTTTCACCTGCTTTAAGGCTGGATTTTTGATAATAAGTTGAGGAGGTTGGACATAAATGACCGGAGTAATTTTTGTGTTTTTGTTCTTTTCGATTTTGCTCGGATACCGGATAATATCTTCGGTTCCTTCCCTGCTGCACACACCTTTAATGTCGGGAATGAATGCTCTTTCCGGTGTCACGGTGCTGGGGGCCCTGACAGTATATGCTACCGCCCCCTCTCAATATATGCCTCTGGCCTATGCTGCTTTAATATTTGCCATGCTCAATGTTTCGGGAGGATTCTGGGTAACAGGAAGAATGTTTAAAATGTTTACAAAAAAAGAAGAACTTGAAGAGGAAGAAATAACATGGCAGGAGAAATAATCTTTTTCGCGATTATAATAGCTGGTTTTTTGATGGGTTTGAGATTACAGCAGTCTCCCAGGACGGCGGTCTGGGGTAATAGACTGGCGGCATTATCGATGGTGGCGGCTATAATCTACACGATGCATCTGGTAAATATACTTTACGATCCCCTGATCTGGATAATATTATTGCTAACTTCGCTTACAGGTATAATGGTAGCCAGAAAAGTAAAGATGATACAGATGCCTCAGACGGTGGCCATGCTGAACGGTTTTGGCGGAGCTGCTTCTGCTTTTGTGGCCTGGACTTCTTCTCTGTACGATATTCAAACTGCTTTTGCCTGGTCAACCGCGGCTTTAGCGCTGGGAGTGGGAATTTTTACACTGAGCGGCAGCGTTGTTGCAGCGCTTAAACTGCAGGATTTGATAAATCAGCAGTCTGTAAGAGTTAAGGGTCAGAATTTTTATCAAAAGCTTTTGCTTGTGATTATGGCGCTGGTTGTCATAATTATGACAGTAACCGGCTCTGCTTATCTCACCATCACCATACCTGTTATGATTTTAGCAGCGACAGTTTATGGAATTCTGGTTGCGATGAGAGTGGGTGGTGCGGATATGCCCGTTATAATTTCTCTGCTCAACTCTCTCTCGGGGACAGCTGCGGCCATTTCAGGACTTGCTGTTGAAAATGCCCTGCTGGTGGGAGCCGGTGCTATTGTTGGTGTGACAGGATTGATGTTGACGAGAATCATGTGTGAGGCGATGAATAGAAGTTTGATGAGTGTACTGCGGGGCATCTCTCCCGAAGATCAGACTGCAGGTACTTCAGCTGCCGATACAGAGGACGGAGATTTTACTTCATATGATAAAATGGAGACTGACCGGGCTGATGAAAGCGAATCGGAAGATATTGATATGTCTGATCTTGATGTCGATGAAGAGATCGCTCTTAAGATAAAAGAAGCAGAAGATGTGATAATAGTGCCGGGATACGGGATGGCAGTTGCTCAGGCTCAGGATGATGTCAAAGAGCTGATGGATTTGATGGAGGATAG is a genomic window containing:
- a CDS encoding ABC transporter permease, which gives rise to MDIIRGFIRSDAFKRLLRNRLAAFGLVMIILFFTVSIFAPYIAPNNPYEQDFFQTLEGPSWEYPLGTDDLGRCIFSRIIYGTRISISIGFISVAIGLAVGVPVGAVSGYFGGKLDLIIQRFVDIMMAFPGMLLAIVIVAVMGVGLVNAMIAVGIVSIPTYIRLVRGSVLSIKNSEHVESARAIGRGDAMIIFKHIIPHCLAPIIVQSSLLVATAILWAAGLGFLGLGAQAPTPEWGAMLSQGRSYIRTAHHATTFPGLAIMIAVLGFNLVGDGLRDALDPKMRHDDV
- a CDS encoding ABC transporter permease translates to MSIYIIRRLLLLIPVLLGVAIIVFGMVRMLPGDPAVALAGVHATPEYVEHVRNEMGLDQPLTVQFGYFMRDVMRGDLGRSTRTRQPVMVEILPRFINTLQLTAVALFIATIGGITAGVISATKPYSIYDQVSMFLSLFGVSAPVFWLGLILMLIFSVQLGWLPSSGTGTPWHFVLPGVTLAAQSTALVARMTRSSMLEVLGKDYIVTARSKGLKERAINIKHALRNALIPIVTILGLRFGILLGGAVLTETVFSWPGVGRLMVDSILARDYPVVQGSVLLLALLFVLINLFVDILYAFLDPQIQYE
- a CDS encoding NAD(P) transhydrogenase subunit alpha, with translation MQFSDLTIGVPKEILKGEKRVAVTPETAEKLIEAGAEVLVETGAGEKAFFSDDDYEKAGVEIVGGPEKVYPKADVILKVKEPQFNEDLDEHEADMLAQNSTLISFLHPANSSNHGMVRKLAENGVTSYTLDGIPRISRAQSMDALTSMSTVAGYRSVITGADHLQKFVPMIPTAIGTMGPANVLVIGSGVAGLQAIGTANRLGARVKALDIRPEANEQAQSLGAEVIDFDLPEDLATTDEGYARRLPDEWYEKERETIKEHVVESDLVVLAALIMGEEAPVLVTEDMVEDMDDGSVIVDIAIDQGGNCELSKPGEEIYHDNVMISAILNMPASLPLDSTNMLAKNIHRFFSYLVEEGELAADSEDEIIESTLVTEEGEIVHRGTLKAMGRL
- the gyrB gene encoding DNA topoisomerase (ATP-hydrolyzing) subunit B; amino-acid sequence: MSMENLRGSTDYEAENIQILEGMEAVRKRPGMYVGSTASEGLHHLVFEVVDNSIDEAMSGYCDLIEVELDDDSVVTVRDNGRGIPIDSHPQVNRPAVEVVMTTLHAGGKFGGKGYKVSGGLHGVGVSVVNALAEWLEVEISWKDGKVYYQRFERGKPVSDLKPIGECEKDCTGTEIRFRPDPEIFDELNFKYKTLSQRFKELAYLNSGLEIKFSDYRQEEEKTENYCFEGGIISFVENINHNKKPLFPEPIYINSEKENQEAEIAIQYNQGYNETIFSFANNINTREGGTHLSGFKRALTRTINDYARSQNMLKDDDDNFKGEDIREGLTAVISVKLTDPQFEGQTKTKLGNSEMRGYVDSLLSQELRKFLEENPSIGKKIVSKAEKAAEARRAAKKARSLTRRKDALTSTALPGKLADCSTRDMEESELYIVEGDSAGGSAKQGRDRHFQAILPLKGKILNVEKARLNKILNNKEIRSLITAIGTGVGDEFDLSNLRYGRIIIMTDADVDGAHIRTLLLTFFYRYMKPLLDEGRIFIAQPPLYKLKAGRREEYAYNEKALEELLDDIGDSNFSLQRYKGLGEMNPEQLWNTTMNPENRLLLEVEVEDAILADETFTTLMGESVSPRRQFIQENASEVENLDV
- a CDS encoding NAD(P) transhydrogenase subunit alpha, which translates into the protein MTGVIFVFLFFSILLGYRIISSVPSLLHTPLMSGMNALSGVTVLGALTVYATAPSQYMPLAYAALIFAMLNVSGGFWVTGRMFKMFTKKEELEEEEITWQEK
- the gyrA gene encoding DNA gyrase subunit A; protein product: MVEADKVKKVPIDEEMKGAYLDYAMSVIVGRALPRVEDGLKPVHRRILYALKDLGITSNGAHKKSARIVGEVLGKYHPHGESSVYDSMVRMAQEFSYRYPLVDGHGNFGSVDGDSAAAMRYTESKMSPISEEMLRDINKDTVDFTSNFDDTLEEPEVLPARIPNLLVNGSAGIAVGMSTSIPPHNLGDVIDGIIRLIDNPNLTIEELMESIPGPDFPTGGSIMNQNEILKAYRSGRGRLRVRAKTRIEKSDDSPPRIIVEELPYQVNKARLIEKIAQQVRDEEITQIKDLRDESDRRGLRIVIELKKGTNPDVLLNLLYKNSRLQTTFSVIMLALVEGEPELLSLKEMLYHYLEHQKEVVRRRTEYDLEKAEKRAHIVEGYLRALDAIDEIVELIKQAPDSDTASDKLQREYDFSEKQADAILSMRLKRLTALEREKLENEFEKLQVEISELRGILESEEKLMNTIKEEMLEIKEKYDDERRTEILNQDTDLDMEDLIAEKEMVISLTERDYIKRTPVETYRPQHRAGKGIIGMDIREDDEIKEMITATTHDTFLFFTDKGSMYRLKGYQIPKAGRTARGNAIINLLSLDRDESIDAVITMDEYEEGYLVMATRNGQIKRSKLENYNSNYSGLKAIRLAEDDRLVDVLKTKGNEDILLITSEGNCIKFSEEDLRPIGRNTFGVKGIELEGDDHVAAMARSGRGDHLMVLSDRGYGKKTSLKDYRLQQRGGKGVITARLSNIEEKIAGAEVVDQNLDQDLFIMTRAGKIIRVKIEEISEFGRNTQGVKIITPEESDIVAALSVFDPETD
- a CDS encoding NAD(P)(+) transhydrogenase (Re/Si-specific) subunit beta, with protein sequence MAGEIIFFAIIIAGFLMGLRLQQSPRTAVWGNRLAALSMVAAIIYTMHLVNILYDPLIWIILLLTSLTGIMVARKVKMIQMPQTVAMLNGFGGAASAFVAWTSSLYDIQTAFAWSTAALALGVGIFTLSGSVVAALKLQDLINQQSVRVKGQNFYQKLLLVIMALVVIIMTVTGSAYLTITIPVMILAATVYGILVAMRVGGADMPVIISLLNSLSGTAAAISGLAVENALLVGAGAIVGVTGLMLTRIMCEAMNRSLMSVLRGISPEDQTAGTSAADTEDGDFTSYDKMETDRADESESEDIDMSDLDVDEEIALKIKEAEDVIIVPGYGMAVAQAQDDVKELMDLMED
- the remB gene encoding extracellular matrix regulator RemB, which produces MFLHIGNDNMVPAEEIVLIGDYERVMDSEISREFFSISEEEGFVIDRSGAEDKEIRSFVLTGETIYLSMISSKTLARRMRNLVTETGGD